From the Sphingomonas aliaeris genome, one window contains:
- a CDS encoding FGGY family carbohydrate kinase — MMGSAILAIDQGTSNTKTLLVAPDGSILFTRAQAMEIAYPKPGWVEQSATDIWNTVVALIAGVAEAGMTASVAALAISNQRETVVLWDAASGEPIGPAIVWQCGRSADRCAALRAAGHADDIIARSGLAVDPMFGAGKIAWLLDSVPEARDRAARGELRCGTIDTWLVWKLTGGAVHATDHSNASRTQLLNLDTLDWDPELARMFDVPLSILPGIRASDAGFGSLAAGATALPAGIPIQAVLGDSHAALFEHAATGAAVKATIGTGSSLMATTPARVHSAHGLSSTIAWSRGDRVQHAIEGNISVSGHAAAFAAEMLGLSDGDALTKLATTVDDSGGVVFVPALAGLGAPHWSSDARGSISGLTLASRPAHVARAALEAIALQIGDVFDAIEADLGTHFTDVSVDGGAARNDMLVQLVADLLDRTVLRPHIAEASALGVARLAADALGLRSSGTPTPTDRFEPNMPASRRHAIRHHWHDAVARATGPARPAGTAHAQSQRQGGHSTLRTDPPRREGATTK; from the coding sequence ATGATGGGCTCGGCCATCCTCGCGATCGATCAGGGTACCAGCAATACCAAGACCCTGCTTGTCGCGCCGGATGGCTCGATCCTGTTCACGCGCGCGCAGGCGATGGAAATCGCCTATCCAAAGCCCGGTTGGGTCGAACAATCGGCAACCGATATCTGGAACACGGTCGTGGCGCTCATCGCCGGGGTGGCAGAGGCCGGGATGACCGCGTCCGTTGCTGCACTCGCCATCTCCAACCAGCGCGAGACGGTCGTCCTGTGGGACGCGGCGAGCGGTGAGCCGATCGGCCCCGCGATCGTGTGGCAATGCGGGCGATCCGCCGACCGTTGCGCCGCGTTGCGCGCGGCCGGTCATGCGGATGACATCATCGCGCGTAGCGGTCTTGCCGTCGATCCGATGTTCGGCGCGGGCAAGATCGCCTGGCTGCTCGACTCCGTCCCCGAAGCCCGTGATCGCGCCGCGCGGGGCGAACTACGCTGTGGCACGATCGATACATGGCTGGTGTGGAAGCTGACCGGCGGCGCGGTTCATGCGACCGACCACAGTAACGCCTCACGCACGCAACTGCTCAATCTAGATACGCTCGACTGGGACCCCGAGCTTGCCCGCATGTTCGATGTACCCTTGTCGATCCTGCCCGGAATCCGCGCGTCCGACGCAGGGTTCGGATCGCTCGCCGCCGGCGCAACCGCCCTGCCCGCCGGCATCCCGATCCAGGCCGTGCTCGGCGACAGCCATGCCGCCCTGTTCGAACATGCGGCAACCGGTGCTGCGGTAAAGGCGACGATCGGTACCGGCAGTTCGCTGATGGCGACCACGCCAGCGCGGGTGCATTCCGCACACGGCCTGTCGAGCACGATCGCGTGGAGCCGCGGCGACCGGGTCCAGCACGCGATCGAGGGAAACATCTCGGTGTCCGGCCATGCCGCTGCCTTCGCCGCCGAGATGCTTGGTCTTTCCGACGGCGACGCGCTGACGAAGCTCGCCACCACCGTCGACGACTCGGGCGGCGTAGTGTTCGTTCCCGCACTTGCCGGGCTTGGCGCGCCGCACTGGTCGAGCGACGCCCGCGGCAGCATTTCAGGACTGACGCTCGCCTCAAGGCCCGCGCACGTCGCCCGCGCCGCGCTGGAAGCCATCGCGCTGCAGATCGGCGATGTGTTCGATGCGATCGAGGCTGACCTCGGCACGCACTTTACCGACGTATCGGTCGATGGCGGCGCAGCGCGCAACGATATGCTCGTGCAACTCGTCGCAGATTTGCTCGACCGCACCGTCCTGCGTCCGCACATCGCAGAAGCCAGCGCGCTTGGTGTGGCCCGTCTCGCTGCCGACGCGCTCGGCCTCCGGTCCTCCGGCACGCCGACGCCGACCGACCGCTTCGAACCGAACATGCCCGCCAGCCGGCGCCACGCGATCCGTCACCACTGGCACGATGCCGTGGCACGCGCGACTGGCCCGGCCCGGCCGGCCGGAACGGCACACGCCCAATCGCAACGACAAGGGGGGCATTCGACCCTCCGGACGGACCCGCCTCGCCGTGAAGGCGCGACGACCAAATAA
- a CDS encoding transketolase family protein: MSAAAAPIGLFDCRDAYVRTVEALAADDDRIVAVVNDSVGSSKLGAFQKRFPNRLVNVGIAEQNMVSVGAGLANGGKIPFVSGAACFLTARAMEQIKVDCAYSEANVKLCGISSGVAYGELGATHHSIEDVAWLRAIDKMTIIVPSDPWETAEAIKAAAAHDGPMFVRISRMPVPELPRTDPVFRIGRGEVLHDGSDIAIIANGTTVHHALAAAKTLATEGIAARVINMATVAPLDEALVAAAAATGAIVTVEEGLSKGGLGGAVAEYCAAHAPVRMRILGFPGFAPTGSAAWLMEHFGLTAPGIATAARELLGTVKA; encoded by the coding sequence GTGAGCGCCGCTGCCGCCCCGATCGGCCTGTTCGACTGCCGCGACGCTTATGTCCGCACTGTCGAGGCACTCGCCGCGGACGACGACCGGATCGTCGCAGTGGTCAACGATTCCGTTGGGTCTTCCAAACTCGGCGCGTTCCAGAAACGCTTTCCCAACCGGCTGGTGAATGTCGGCATCGCCGAACAGAATATGGTCAGCGTCGGCGCGGGTCTCGCCAATGGCGGCAAGATTCCGTTCGTCAGCGGCGCCGCCTGCTTTCTCACGGCGCGCGCGATGGAGCAGATCAAGGTCGATTGCGCCTATAGCGAAGCCAATGTGAAGCTGTGCGGCATCTCCAGCGGTGTCGCTTACGGCGAACTCGGCGCGACGCATCACAGCATCGAGGATGTCGCGTGGCTCCGCGCGATCGACAAGATGACGATCATCGTCCCGTCCGATCCGTGGGAAACGGCGGAAGCGATCAAGGCTGCTGCCGCGCATGACGGCCCGATGTTCGTCCGTATCAGCCGCATGCCGGTGCCGGAACTTCCTCGCACCGATCCGGTGTTCCGGATCGGGCGTGGCGAAGTCCTGCACGATGGCAGCGATATTGCGATCATCGCCAACGGTACCACCGTGCATCACGCGCTCGCCGCGGCGAAGACGCTCGCAACCGAAGGTATCGCCGCCCGCGTGATCAACATGGCGACCGTCGCACCGCTGGACGAGGCGCTGGTTGCCGCCGCCGCCGCGACCGGCGCGATCGTCACGGTCGAGGAAGGGCTGTCCAAGGGCGGCCTTGGTGGCGCGGTGGCGGAATATTGCGCGGCACATGCGCCCGTGCGGATGCGCATCCTCGGCTTTCCCGGCTTCGCACCGACCGGCTCCGCCGCCTGGCTGATGGAGCATTTCGGGCTTACCGCTCCCGGCATCGCCACGGCGGCGCGTGAGTTGCTCGGTACCGTAAAGGCTTGA
- a CDS encoding transketolase, whose translation MSKSQGSIAPAAHGETQRDRTLRVAHVRERANWMRRRLLGMILAAGQGHPGGDLSATDVVATLYFDVLRIDPTQPDAPDRDRFVMSKGHCTGALYSALAGAGFFPEADLDTYLKPESKLNGHPNRTYLAGVETNTGPLGHGFPVAVGIAIAGQIDDADYRVYALTGDGELQEGSMWEAAMLAGHRKLGKLTVIVDRNRLQQGARTEETNSLEPLADKWRAFGWDVVELDGHDHAALIDAFDAATAPRDKPRVIIANTFKGHGVSYMRDQAGWHHGVPSADQYALAIGELEAEMQS comes from the coding sequence ATGTCGAAATCGCAGGGTTCTATCGCGCCCGCTGCACATGGTGAAACGCAACGGGACCGAACGCTGCGCGTCGCGCATGTCCGGGAACGGGCGAACTGGATGCGCCGCCGCCTGCTCGGCATGATCCTCGCCGCGGGCCAGGGGCATCCGGGCGGCGATCTCTCGGCGACGGACGTGGTCGCAACGCTGTATTTCGACGTCCTTCGTATCGACCCTACCCAGCCCGACGCGCCGGATCGCGACCGCTTCGTGATGAGCAAGGGGCATTGCACCGGCGCGCTATATTCAGCGCTGGCGGGCGCCGGCTTCTTTCCGGAGGCCGATCTCGACACGTATCTCAAGCCGGAATCTAAGCTCAACGGCCACCCCAACCGCACCTATCTCGCCGGGGTCGAAACGAACACCGGGCCGCTGGGCCACGGCTTTCCGGTTGCCGTGGGTATCGCGATCGCGGGTCAGATCGACGATGCCGACTACCGCGTCTACGCTCTGACCGGGGACGGCGAGTTGCAGGAAGGCAGCATGTGGGAAGCCGCGATGCTCGCCGGGCATCGCAAGCTCGGCAAGCTGACCGTCATCGTCGATCGCAACCGCCTGCAACAGGGTGCGCGAACCGAAGAGACCAACTCGCTCGAGCCGCTGGCCGATAAATGGCGCGCATTCGGTTGGGACGTGGTCGAACTGGACGGGCATGATCACGCTGCGCTGATCGACGCGTTCGATGCCGCCACAGCGCCGCGCGACAAGCCGCGCGTGATCATCGCCAACACCTTCAAGGGCCACGGCGTCAGCTATATGCGCGACCAGGCCGGCTGGCATCACGGCGTGCCGAGCGCAGATCAATACGCCCTCGCGATCGGTGAACTCGAAGCGGAGATGCAGTCGTGA
- a CDS encoding DeoR/GlpR family DNA-binding transcription regulator, with product MSFPSRLKLLGEARRTKILEWLQEEGSARVRTLAEAFEVSEVTVRQDLERLEAEGHIEREHGGAFLKSVPRQVREMALHHLENMPAKQRIGRAAAKLVGNGETVILDSGSTTTEVAANLLGRREMTVITNALNIALMLGADPGFEVHMTGGHFKAPTLSLSGERSADYFTGLFAQTLFLATAAIDLDAGLTFPALSDISVKQAMIGAAETVILVADSSKIGVRSFSSLGGINLINTLVTDHGIRDEDRAAIEAAGVRVIVA from the coding sequence ATGAGCTTTCCCAGTCGGTTGAAGCTGCTGGGCGAAGCGCGGCGCACCAAGATCCTCGAATGGTTGCAGGAGGAGGGCAGCGCGCGCGTGCGCACGCTCGCCGAGGCGTTCGAGGTGTCCGAAGTAACCGTGCGGCAGGATCTCGAACGGCTGGAAGCGGAAGGGCATATCGAGCGCGAACATGGCGGTGCCTTCCTGAAATCGGTGCCGCGTCAGGTGCGGGAGATGGCCTTGCATCACCTCGAGAACATGCCCGCCAAACAACGTATCGGCCGGGCGGCGGCGAAGCTGGTCGGGAATGGCGAAACCGTCATCCTCGATTCGGGATCGACCACGACGGAAGTCGCGGCGAACCTGCTCGGTCGGCGCGAGATGACGGTGATCACCAACGCGCTCAACATCGCGCTGATGCTGGGGGCGGACCCGGGGTTCGAAGTCCATATGACGGGCGGGCATTTCAAGGCGCCGACATTGTCGCTGAGTGGCGAGCGCTCCGCCGATTATTTCACGGGGTTGTTCGCGCAGACCTTGTTCCTCGCCACCGCGGCGATCGACCTGGATGCAGGGCTGACCTTCCCGGCGCTGTCGGACATCTCCGTCAAGCAGGCGATGATCGGTGCGGCCGAGACCGTGATCCTGGTGGCGGATTCGAGCAAGATCGGCGTGCGCTCCTTCTCGTCGCTCGGCGGCATCAACCTGATCAACACGCTGGTCACCGATCACGGCATCCGCGACGAGGACCGGGCGGCGATCGAGGCCGCGGGCGTCAGGGTGATCGTCGCCTGA
- a CDS encoding TIM barrel protein gives MSTQKYGAGIWHFATYVDRYATDGYGPARTLIEMIDLAGTVDDLSVVDINFPFADPNLSLDAVEVALKRNNLSVIGITPEIYTRQFAKGAFTNPDAGVRRLANQMCNEAGDVVRRFGADYVKLWPGQDGWDYPFQVDHKKLWQASMDGVGELASQNPDLKFVIEYKPREPRVHMSYDSVARTLLGIEKIGLPNVGILLDFGHSLYGGESPADAAQLAIDHGRLFGMDVNDNLRGWDDDLIAGSIHPIELFEFFYTLRKNAWEGVWQLDQFPFREDSVEAANSAIGFLKAVERALDKLDFEAMQAAQDRQDAVAALKLAREALFSSY, from the coding sequence ATGAGTACGCAAAAATACGGCGCCGGGATCTGGCACTTCGCGACCTATGTCGATCGCTATGCCACCGACGGCTACGGCCCGGCGCGGACGCTGATCGAAATGATCGACCTGGCCGGGACGGTCGACGATCTCTCGGTTGTCGACATCAACTTTCCGTTCGCCGATCCGAACCTGTCGCTCGATGCGGTCGAGGTCGCGCTGAAACGGAACAATTTGTCGGTGATCGGCATCACGCCGGAAATCTACACGCGGCAATTCGCCAAGGGTGCCTTTACCAACCCGGATGCGGGCGTACGCCGTCTCGCCAACCAGATGTGCAACGAAGCGGGGGACGTGGTGCGGCGGTTCGGCGCGGACTATGTCAAGTTATGGCCGGGGCAGGACGGCTGGGATTATCCGTTCCAGGTCGACCACAAGAAATTGTGGCAGGCGAGCATGGACGGGGTCGGCGAACTCGCCAGCCAGAACCCGGACCTGAAGTTCGTCATCGAATACAAGCCGCGCGAGCCGCGCGTGCATATGAGCTATGACAGCGTGGCGCGGACGCTGCTGGGGATCGAGAAGATCGGCCTGCCCAATGTCGGCATCCTGCTCGATTTCGGGCATTCGCTGTATGGCGGCGAATCCCCCGCGGACGCGGCACAACTGGCGATCGATCACGGCCGGCTGTTCGGCATGGATGTGAACGACAATCTCCGCGGATGGGACGACGATCTCATCGCCGGGTCGATCCACCCGATCGAATTGTTCGAGTTCTTCTACACGCTGCGCAAGAACGCCTGGGAAGGCGTGTGGCAGCTCGATCAGTTCCCGTTCCGCGAGGACAGCGTGGAGGCGGCGAATTCCGCGATCGGCTTCCTGAAGGCGGTCGAGCGCGCGCTGGACAAGCTTGACTTCGAGGCGATGCAGGCGGCGCAGGACCGGCAGGACGCGGTGGCCGCGCTGAAGCTGGCGCGCGAGGCGTTGTTCAGTTCGTACTGA
- the lldD gene encoding FMN-dependent L-lactate dehydrogenase LldD translates to MIISSAADFRDAARRRLPRFLFDYADGGAYAEETLRRNVSDLSGIALRQRVLKDVATIDLSTELFGRKMRLPVGLGPVGIAGMYARRGELQAARAAKAAGVPMCLSTVSICGIEDVAKVADPFWFQLYVIRDRAFMKDLIATAKANRAEALVFTVDMPVPGARYRDAHSGMSGPNAPLRRMWQAMTHPRWAWDVGLRGRPHLLGNLAPVLGKDSGLNDYMGWLGTNFDPTIQWRDLEWIRAEWDGPLILKGILDPDDAREAAAIGADGVVVSNHGGRQLDGVLSTARALPAIRDAIGDTMTVLVDGGVRNGLDVVRMLALGAQGVLLGRAWVYAMAAQGEAGVTTLLDLIAKEMTVAMTLTGVNRIDAIDRSILVPGTM, encoded by the coding sequence ATGATTATATCCTCCGCTGCCGATTTTCGCGACGCCGCGCGTCGTCGGCTGCCCCGTTTCTTGTTCGATTATGCCGATGGCGGGGCCTATGCGGAGGAGACTCTACGCCGCAACGTCTCCGACCTGTCGGGCATCGCGCTGCGCCAGCGCGTGCTGAAGGACGTTGCGACGATCGACCTGTCGACCGAATTGTTCGGGCGGAAGATGCGGCTGCCGGTGGGGCTGGGGCCCGTCGGGATCGCAGGGATGTATGCGCGGCGCGGGGAATTGCAGGCTGCGCGTGCGGCAAAGGCGGCTGGCGTGCCGATGTGCCTGTCGACAGTCTCGATCTGCGGGATCGAGGATGTGGCGAAGGTCGCGGATCCTTTCTGGTTTCAGCTTTACGTGATCCGCGATCGCGCGTTCATGAAGGATCTGATCGCAACGGCCAAAGCCAACCGCGCCGAAGCTCTGGTCTTCACCGTCGACATGCCGGTGCCGGGCGCACGATACCGCGATGCGCATTCCGGCATGTCCGGGCCCAACGCGCCGCTGCGACGGATGTGGCAGGCGATGACGCATCCACGCTGGGCGTGGGATGTGGGGTTGCGGGGGCGTCCGCACCTGCTCGGCAACCTTGCGCCGGTGCTGGGCAAGGACAGCGGGTTGAACGACTATATGGGCTGGCTCGGCACCAATTTCGATCCGACGATCCAGTGGCGCGACCTGGAATGGATCCGCGCGGAATGGGATGGACCGCTGATCCTGAAGGGTATCCTCGATCCCGACGATGCGCGCGAGGCGGCGGCGATCGGCGCAGACGGCGTGGTCGTGTCGAACCATGGCGGACGGCAGCTGGACGGCGTGCTGTCCACCGCGCGTGCCTTGCCCGCGATCCGCGATGCGATCGGCGACACGATGACGGTGCTGGTCGATGGCGGGGTGCGCAACGGGTTGGACGTCGTGAGGATGCTGGCGCTCGGCGCGCAGGGCGTGCTGCTCGGCCGGGCGTGGGTCTATGCAATGGCGGCGCAGGGCGAGGCGGGCGTTACGACGCTGCTCGATCTGATCGCCAAGGAAATGACGGTCGCGATGACGCTGACCGGGGTTAACCGGATCGACGCTATCGACCGCTCGATCCTCGTGCCCGGAACCATGTGA
- a CDS encoding SDR family NAD(P)-dependent oxidoreductase produces the protein MKLLDGKTVLVTGGSTGIGRAAAIGAARHGADVAINYHSRDEDAESCVAEIESLGQRAFALKGDVALPETATDFVAKAVAAFGKVDVMVSNAGICPFHAFLDMPVEVFERTQKVNMHGAYFMCQAAARQMVAQGHGGAIVAVSSISALVGGEFQTHYTPTKAGVHSLMQSAAIALGKHNIRCNSVLPGTILTEINKDDLADPEKRRSMEGRVPLGRLGAPDDLAGPIVFLASDMAAYVTGAALLVDGGMYVNLQ, from the coding sequence ATGAAATTGCTGGATGGAAAGACGGTGCTCGTGACGGGCGGTTCGACCGGGATCGGCCGCGCGGCGGCGATCGGTGCGGCACGCCACGGAGCGGACGTCGCGATCAATTATCACTCGCGCGACGAGGATGCGGAGTCGTGCGTTGCGGAGATCGAGTCGCTTGGCCAGCGTGCTTTCGCGCTGAAGGGCGACGTGGCACTGCCGGAGACGGCGACCGATTTCGTCGCAAAGGCGGTCGCCGCTTTCGGAAAGGTGGACGTGATGGTGTCCAACGCCGGGATCTGCCCGTTCCACGCCTTTCTCGACATGCCGGTCGAGGTTTTCGAGCGCACGCAGAAAGTGAATATGCACGGCGCGTATTTCATGTGCCAAGCGGCGGCGCGGCAGATGGTGGCGCAGGGGCATGGCGGGGCGATCGTCGCGGTGTCGTCCATCTCGGCGCTGGTCGGCGGCGAGTTCCAAACGCATTACACGCCGACCAAGGCAGGCGTGCACTCGCTGATGCAGTCCGCGGCGATCGCGCTCGGCAAGCACAATATCCGCTGCAACAGCGTGTTGCCCGGCACGATCCTGACCGAAATCAACAAGGACGATCTCGCCGATCCGGAGAAGCGCCGCAGCATGGAAGGGCGCGTGCCGCTGGGGCGGCTGGGCGCGCCGGACGACCTGGCCGGTCCGATCGTATTCCTTGCTTCCGACATGGCGGCCTATGTCACCGGGGCGGCGCTGCTGGTCGATGGCGGCATGTACGTGAACCTCCAATAG
- a CDS encoding FAD-linked oxidase C-terminal domain-containing protein, with product MKLLSAQYGLGVINVFHAGDGNLHPMVLYDASIVGQLELAEAFGADILRLCVEVGGVLTGEHGVGVEKRDLMPTMFSAVDLAQQERVKHAFDPDLLLNPGKVFPQLHRCAELGRVHVHGGKLPFPDLPRF from the coding sequence ATGAAATTGCTGTCGGCGCAGTACGGGCTGGGTGTCATCAACGTCTTCCATGCTGGCGACGGCAATCTGCATCCGATGGTGTTGTACGACGCGAGCATAGTCGGCCAGCTGGAACTGGCGGAAGCGTTCGGCGCGGATATCCTGCGGCTGTGCGTCGAAGTCGGCGGCGTTTTGACAGGCGAACACGGCGTGGGCGTGGAGAAACGCGACCTGATGCCGACGATGTTTTCCGCGGTCGATCTGGCGCAGCAGGAGCGTGTGAAGCACGCGTTTGACCCCGATCTTTTGCTCAATCCTGGCAAGGTCTTCCCGCAACTGCATCGCTGCGCCGAACTTGGCCGCGTTCATGTGCATGGCGGCAAGCTACCCTTCCCCGATCTGCCGCGATTCTGA
- the glcE gene encoding glycolate oxidase subunit GlcE, translating to MSETLRPDDATQVREIVSAAGSRGERITVRGGGSKDGFGAPTSDTTVLDMRGMSGIIDYDPPELVLTLLAGTSLAEVQALVAAQGQMLAFDPFDTSAGGGSTIGGVVAAGVAGPARLTRGATRDHVLGFEAVSGRGECFVAGGKVVKNVTGYDLPKLITGSWGRLAAITQVTLKVMPRPHMQSTLLLRGLDVRSGVAAMARALGAPVDLSAAAHLADWHGEAVTALRLDGFPPSVSARSQTLAALLDDMGNLDAISADHGDALWDAVRHVSPLPIDCPLWRIVVPPSAAPDIVAAVPDAAWMLDWAGGLIWLASRGDPLTIRRLAEAGGGHASLVRADAAMRATVPALHPQPAPVAALEARVRRAFDPAGVFETGRF from the coding sequence ATGAGCGAGACGCTGCGTCCCGATGACGCCACGCAGGTCCGAGAGATTGTCTCTGCGGCAGGTTCGCGTGGCGAGCGGATCACGGTGCGGGGCGGGGGCAGCAAGGACGGCTTCGGTGCGCCGACGTCGGACACGACGGTCCTGGATATGCGCGGCATGAGTGGCATCATCGATTACGACCCGCCCGAACTCGTGCTGACTTTGCTCGCCGGAACGTCACTGGCCGAGGTGCAGGCTCTCGTCGCGGCGCAGGGCCAGATGCTGGCGTTCGACCCGTTCGATACGAGTGCGGGTGGGGGATCGACGATCGGTGGCGTGGTCGCGGCGGGCGTGGCCGGGCCGGCGCGGCTGACGCGCGGCGCGACGCGCGACCATGTGCTGGGTTTCGAGGCGGTGTCGGGTCGCGGCGAATGCTTCGTCGCGGGCGGCAAAGTGGTGAAAAACGTCACGGGTTACGACCTGCCCAAGCTGATCACGGGCAGTTGGGGGCGTTTGGCGGCGATCACGCAGGTGACCCTGAAAGTGATGCCGCGCCCGCATATGCAATCGACGCTGCTATTGCGGGGGCTGGACGTACGAAGCGGGGTCGCGGCGATGGCGCGGGCGCTGGGGGCGCCGGTCGACCTGTCGGCAGCTGCGCACCTGGCCGACTGGCACGGCGAAGCGGTGACCGCATTGCGTCTGGATGGTTTCCCTCCGTCGGTAAGCGCCCGAAGCCAGACGCTCGCGGCTCTGCTTGACGATATGGGCAACCTCGATGCGATAAGCGCGGACCATGGCGACGCGCTGTGGGACGCGGTGCGACATGTCAGCCCGCTACCGATAGACTGCCCGTTATGGCGTATCGTCGTACCGCCGAGTGCGGCGCCCGATATCGTCGCTGCCGTGCCCGATGCCGCCTGGATGCTCGATTGGGCGGGCGGGCTGATATGGCTGGCCAGTCGGGGTGATCCGTTGACGATCCGCCGCCTGGCCGAAGCGGGCGGCGGTCATGCCAGCCTCGTGCGGGCAGACGCGGCGATGCGGGCGACGGTGCCCGCGTTGCACCCACAGCCCGCGCCGGTCGCCGCGCTGGAAGCCCGCGTGCGGCGCGCGTTCGACCCTGCGGGCGTGTTCGAAACCGGAAGATTCTAG
- the glcF gene encoding glycolate oxidase subunit GlcF, whose amino-acid sequence MQTHFSAEQLVDPATAASAEAIRKCVHCGFCTATCPTYVLLGDELDSPRGRIYMMKDMLENDRTPSAEVVKHVDRCLSCLSCMTTCPSGVNYMHLVDHARAHIQDRYDRPWHERLVRALLALVLPYPERFRTALRLARLTRPLAPMFDRVPGLRPIAAMLRMAPARVPPKVAAQSAPAAGSRGRVAMLQGCAEPVLRPEYRAAAVRLLNRVGLDVVFAAGEGCCGALVHHMGREHDSLEAARRNVDAWTREIEQGGLAAIVVTASGCGTTIKDYGFMLQSDPAYAEKAARVSRLARDISEVLADADLPPGDGHGLTVAYHPACSLQHGQKVTDAPKRLLAAAGFIVRTPVEAHLCCGSAGTYNILQPEIAAQLGDRKAANLARLGADVVATGNVGCAVQIGQRNAIPVVHTIELLDWATGGPVPAQLKATFSAERGHSID is encoded by the coding sequence ATGCAGACCCATTTCAGCGCAGAGCAGCTTGTAGATCCGGCGACCGCCGCATCGGCCGAGGCGATCCGCAAATGCGTGCATTGCGGGTTTTGCACCGCGACGTGCCCGACCTATGTCCTGCTGGGCGACGAACTGGATAGCCCGCGCGGCCGCATCTACATGATGAAGGACATGCTGGAGAATGATCGCACGCCGAGCGCGGAAGTGGTCAAGCATGTCGATCGCTGCCTGTCGTGCCTGTCATGCATGACGACCTGTCCGTCCGGCGTGAACTACATGCATCTGGTCGATCATGCGCGCGCGCACATCCAGGACCGTTACGACCGCCCGTGGCATGAGCGACTGGTGCGCGCGTTGCTGGCGCTGGTGCTGCCCTATCCCGAGCGGTTCCGTACGGCATTGCGGCTGGCGCGTCTGACGCGACCGCTGGCGCCGATGTTCGATCGCGTTCCCGGCCTGCGGCCGATCGCGGCGATGTTGCGCATGGCCCCCGCCCGAGTCCCACCCAAAGTCGCGGCGCAATCGGCACCAGCGGCGGGATCGCGCGGTCGGGTTGCCATGTTGCAGGGATGTGCGGAGCCGGTATTGCGTCCGGAATATCGCGCCGCCGCGGTCCGGCTGCTCAATCGCGTCGGGCTGGATGTCGTCTTCGCCGCGGGCGAGGGATGCTGTGGTGCGCTGGTCCATCACATGGGCCGCGAGCATGACAGTCTTGAGGCGGCACGGCGCAATGTCGACGCCTGGACGCGGGAGATCGAGCAGGGCGGTCTCGCCGCGATCGTCGTCACCGCCTCCGGCTGCGGCACGACGATCAAGGATTACGGCTTCATGCTGCAGAGCGACCCCGCTTATGCCGAAAAGGCGGCGCGCGTCTCGCGGCTGGCACGGGATATCAGCGAGGTACTGGCCGACGCGGATCTGCCCCCGGGCGACGGCCACGGCCTGACCGTCGCCTATCATCCCGCCTGTTCGCTGCAACATGGTCAGAAGGTAACTGACGCGCCGAAGCGCCTGCTTGCCGCGGCGGGGTTTATCGTTCGCACGCCGGTCGAGGCGCACCTGTGTTGCGGATCGGCCGGCACGTACAACATCCTGCAACCCGAGATCGCAGCGCAGTTGGGCGATCGCAAGGCGGCCAACCTTGCGCGGCTGGGCGCCGACGTGGTCGCGACGGGCAATGTCGGATGCGCGGTTCAGATCGGTCAACGCAACGCCATTCCCGTGGTTCACACGATCGAATTGCTCGACTGGGCGACAGGCGGGCCCGTGCCAGCACAACTGAAGGCGACATTCTCTGCCGAACGAGGGCACAGTATCGATTGA